The Pyrus communis chromosome 12, drPyrComm1.1, whole genome shotgun sequence genomic sequence ccaaaaagttaacggtcaacgttgaccggGTCAAAATCAACGGGTCCGGGTCGAGTCAGTCAAACCAGATCAAACCGGTTTAGGGTTGGACCGGGTCAAAGGTTTAAGGTTAGAACCTGTTTGGGCTTTAGGGTTTTAGGCTTGAGGCCTCGCCCAAGTATTGGGCCAAGGGCCCACGGTACAACGACCCCAAAGCCTACCAGAAAAGTGTTTTGGGTTTAGACTTAAACAGGCCTAATGCCCGAGTTCCCTATGTGGCCTAAAGGGCCTGGTCTTGACACTCACCGGGGAAGGAGGTCGGAGCTTCATAGCTTAGGTTGACGCCACAACTAACAACCTAAAGGTGCGATCTAGGTATAAAAACGAAGTACTAGACGAAAGGAAAAGGTTTATACCTACGATTCATCGTGAAGAGGGCCAGAATCTAGGCTCGAGCACCACGACTCGTTAGGGGTTCTTTGTGCTCCCGTGCTTCACAGAGACGAGGGAGGGTGAGGAGAGGTCCACGAGGGTGGCGATGGGGCTGCGTCGACGTCAGGGGTCTCCTTGGGTGTGCGTGGGTGTAGATCGGGGAAAGAGtccaagagagagaaagtgaaagAGAGTTTTGGGTGAGCAGAGAGAAAGACTGAACAAGGAGGACAAAGAGAATGAGAGATAGGGGGTCAGTGGGCTTGCCACGTGGCAGTGTAGGGGAGAAAGGAAATCTAGATGAAGGGTCCGGATTAAATTAGGATATGGGACCAAACTGCACATTTTTATAAACTTTCAGGgacaaaatgaaattacaaattaataatGGGGTTGGGGTTTCACATTATGAAATATTCAAGTGCTGCTGATTTTTCACTAATAAGAAAGGTATAACCATATCTAGAGAAGTCATAAATGAAATTCACAAAATAGCTATTTCCACAGATAGTTTTAACTGGAAATGGACCACAAATATCAGTGTGAATAATTTCTAAGAGATTCTGACTTCTCTTGGCCTCAAATTTCCTTGTGTTGGTCAATTTTCCTTTCATACAATCAATACACTCTTTAGCATTTTTTAAATCAAGTGCAAGAATCAAATTAGTTTTAGTTAATTGCAAAATCGTATCTTTTGAAATATTTCCCGGCCTTTTGTGCCATAGCTCATATGAAAACTCAGTGTCATGCATtcttttgatacttttgtttaaaacaaaactAGGTGTTTCCATCACAATGCAATCTAATTTCCATAATTCTTCATACAAAACAGCTATCTATAAcagtatatttttcttatgtttttgaaaAAAGTTAACATTCTGATCATCACACGAAAAACCAAAACCTTGTTTCACTAATTTTGATGCAGATACCAAACTTGTTCTCATAAACATCATTTAATTGAAGAACAAAACCTGACTTCATTTTTAATTTCACAATTCCAATAGCCTCAACTTTTACTTTTGACCCTTCCCccacaaaaatattataagaATTTTTACcagtttgtttctgtttttcaaaaccatgcaatgtgtttgtgatatgaattgaagAACCAAAGTTAAACCACCAAAAATTAGCAGGAATTTCAACCAAATTAGACTCCACACACACATAAACATCAGTTCTACCTTTACTTTTCAACCAATCCTTGAATATCTCACAATCCTTTCTATAATGACCTTTAGTTTTGCAGTGATGACACTTGATCTTAGAAACATCTTTAGGTTTAACTTTAAGATTGTTAGACTTAGAGGGTTTAGTATATTTAGCAAGCTTACCAGACTTATCAGAGAATTTAGACGTCTTACTAGAAGCATAAGTGGTCTATATATGAACAAGGTTCACAGATTCAGTCTCATTGCCCCTTTCTTGCTTATGTTGAGATTCGTCTTGCACACATTGAGCAATTAACTCATCAATGGTCCATGTCTTGTCTTGAGTATTGTAGGACACCTTCAATTAACTGTACTTTGCTGGTAGTGCTTGTAAAATCATGAAGACAAGTTGTTTTTCACCAATAGTGACATCCATTGAGTTAAGCTTTTCTGGTGCATCTGTCATCTTCATTATATGGTCCTTGATGGAAGTGTTCCCATCAATCTTGTAAGTTGTCAGCATTGACATGTACAAGCTAATCTCTGCCTTCTTAGACTCCTTGAACTTGTTTCCAAAGGCTTTGAGATAATCCACCGCAAGATCATGCTTCTTTATGCCCCCTCTCACTGTATCAGTCATTCCACTTTCAAGAATTGACAAGGCAATTTTATTAGCTCTCATCCACCTTTCAAAATTAGCTTTCTTAGCTTTGGTGCTCTTATCTGTCAATTCTGCTAGTTTGGACGAATCCAGTGCAATGTCGAACTCATTGAGTGTCAACAATAAACCAATTTCACGCCTCCACTTCTTGTAATTGGTGCCTCCAGTGAGAATAGGCACACTAGCAAGGTTCATCATCTTAAGTGCAGACATATTCAAAAAGATGAAATCTCAAAATGAGAACCAACAGTTCttgatttcaaatatcttctttcACTTAGTATATAGAGCAGATGAATCAATTTAGTCATATACATAGAGTTT encodes the following:
- the LOC137710157 gene encoding uncharacterized protein, whose product is MSALKMMNLASVPILTGGTNYKKWRREIGLLLTLNEFDIALDSSKLAELTDKSTKAKKANFERWMRANKIALSILESGMTDTVRGGIKKHDLAVDYLKAFGNKFKESKKAEISLYMSMLTTYKIDGNTSIKDHIMKMTDAPEKLNSMDVTIGEKQLVFMILQALPAKYS